In the genome of Microthrixaceae bacterium, one region contains:
- a CDS encoding DNA gyrase subunit B yields MTILEGLAHVRKRPGMYIGGTGVSGLHHLVWEVVDNSVDEAMAGFCDRIDVTILADGGCRVIDNGRGIPTDVHPEFKLTGVEIALTKLGGGGKFGGDGYKVSGGLHGVGVSVVNALSEKVVVEVDRGGKRHRIEFAEGGAKKTKLEVVGDSPRGRTGTTVSFWPDRGLFETTEFVARTMLERFQMMAFLNKGLEIRFKDEREGHDNEPVVFKYAGGIIDFVKHVNSTKTPLFSRVGYLEATDEEAEVEIAFQWNEGYQADGLHSFANGIATIGGGTHEEGFRAALTTVVNKYAKAKGLLKEKDPNLGGEDVREGLTGIISVRLREPQFEGQTKDKLGNPEIKTLVQKATNEKLADWFEEHPTEANKIVKKGINAQRARAAARNARDATRRKSALDGAGMPDKLRDCSSRDRSECELFIVEGDSAGGSATSARDPRTQAILPIRGKILNVERARLDKMLKNTEVQALISAIGAGFGAEEFDVTKSRYDRVILLCDADVDGSHIRTLLLTFFFRHMKELVEHRHVYIAQPPLYSTVVGKEKIYLKDDAAKAAFLADNPNHRKEFARLKGLGEMDWEELKSTTMDSSSRTLLQVTVEQAATADAAISTLMGDDVEARKEFIKKNAKDARFIDI; encoded by the coding sequence ATGACCATCCTCGAAGGTCTGGCCCACGTCCGCAAGCGCCCAGGCATGTACATCGGTGGAACCGGCGTGTCCGGTCTTCACCACCTCGTGTGGGAGGTGGTCGACAACTCTGTCGACGAGGCCATGGCCGGCTTTTGTGACCGGATAGACGTCACGATCCTCGCCGACGGCGGGTGTCGGGTGATCGACAACGGTCGTGGCATCCCTACCGACGTACACCCCGAGTTCAAGCTGACCGGTGTCGAGATCGCGCTCACCAAGCTCGGCGGCGGCGGCAAGTTCGGTGGAGACGGCTACAAGGTCTCGGGCGGGCTGCATGGCGTGGGTGTCTCGGTGGTCAACGCCTTGTCCGAGAAGGTCGTGGTCGAAGTAGATCGAGGCGGAAAGCGCCATCGCATCGAGTTCGCCGAGGGCGGAGCCAAAAAGACCAAGCTCGAGGTGGTGGGGGATTCCCCACGGGGGCGCACCGGAACCACCGTTAGCTTCTGGCCCGACCGTGGGCTGTTCGAGACCACCGAGTTCGTGGCTCGCACCATGCTGGAACGGTTCCAGATGATGGCGTTTCTCAACAAGGGTCTGGAGATCCGGTTCAAAGACGAACGTGAGGGCCACGACAACGAGCCGGTGGTGTTCAAGTACGCGGGCGGGATCATCGACTTCGTGAAGCACGTCAACTCCACCAAGACACCGTTGTTCAGCCGCGTCGGCTACCTGGAGGCCACCGACGAAGAAGCCGAGGTGGAGATCGCGTTCCAGTGGAACGAGGGTTACCAGGCCGACGGGCTCCACAGCTTCGCCAACGGAATCGCAACCATCGGTGGCGGAACCCACGAAGAGGGCTTCCGGGCGGCACTCACCACCGTGGTGAACAAGTACGCCAAGGCCAAGGGGCTGCTCAAGGAGAAGGACCCCAACCTCGGCGGCGAAGACGTGCGAGAGGGCCTGACCGGGATCATCTCGGTACGCCTGCGAGAGCCCCAATTCGAAGGCCAGACCAAGGACAAGCTCGGCAACCCCGAGATCAAGACCTTGGTCCAAAAGGCCACCAACGAAAAGCTGGCCGACTGGTTCGAGGAGCACCCGACCGAGGCCAACAAGATCGTCAAGAAGGGCATCAACGCCCAGCGGGCTCGGGCCGCGGCCCGCAACGCCCGTGACGCCACTCGTCGCAAGAGTGCCCTCGACGGTGCTGGCATGCCCGACAAGTTGCGGGACTGCTCGAGCCGGGATCGCAGCGAATGCGAGCTGTTCATAGTGGAAGGCGACTCTGCGGGCGGGTCAGCCACCAGCGCCCGTGATCCTCGAACCCAGGCGATCCTTCCCATCCGAGGCAAGATCCTCAACGTCGAGCGGGCTCGGCTGGACAAGATGCTCAAGAACACCGAGGTCCAGGCGTTGATCTCGGCCATCGGAGCCGGGTTCGGGGCCGAGGAGTTCGACGTCACCAAATCCCGCTACGACCGGGTCATCTTGTTGTGCGACGCCGACGTCGACGGCAGTCACATCCGCACCTTGTTGCTCACCTTCTTCTTCCGCCACATGAAGGAGTTGGTGGAGCACCGCCACGTGTACATCGCTCAACCCCCCCTGTATTCGACGGTGGTGGGCAAGGAGAAGATCTACCTGAAGGACGATGCGGCCAAGGCCGCCTTCCTGGCCGACAACCCCAACCATCGCAAGGAGTTCGCCCGACTCAAGGGCCTCGGCGAGATGGACTGGGAAGAACTCAAGAGCACCACAATGGACTCGTCTTCGCGCACCCTCCTCCAGGTCACCGTCG
- a CDS encoding DUF721 domain-containing protein — MPWSPLPTPGGDSGPGPSPLADLLDGVLAGLGGPSVDAVVLIHDRWSELVGVEVAAHVQPVSIEDGCLRVVTDGPAWASHLKWAEAEIVTRIESLVGPGQVTAMSVRVGRR; from the coding sequence GTGCCGTGGTCACCGTTACCAACACCGGGTGGTGATTCGGGTCCGGGCCCATCTCCGCTGGCCGACCTGCTCGACGGTGTGCTCGCAGGGTTGGGTGGCCCCTCGGTGGACGCGGTGGTGTTGATCCACGACCGCTGGAGCGAGTTGGTCGGGGTCGAGGTGGCCGCCCACGTTCAGCCGGTGTCTATCGAGGACGGTTGCCTCCGGGTGGTGACCGATGGGCCGGCATGGGCTAGCCACCTCAAGTGGGCGGAGGCCGAGATCGTCACCCGAATCGAATCTCTGGTGGGACCAGGTCAGGTGACGGCAATGTCGGTCCGAGTCGGTCGACGGTGA
- a CDS encoding DNA replication/repair protein RecF: MRIDQLWLSDFRCYHEAEVSFDPTLTAVVGANGQGKTNLIEAVAYLATLGSFRGAPGEALVRVGAARGIVRARAEREGRELLLEAELVANGRNRTQLNRQPLRRARDLLGALRVTVFSPDDLVLVKGSPGERRKLLDDVLVSLHPRHDQQQSDLDRILRQRGALLKQAGGRLNSELETTLDVFDAKLAVAGEAVAQARIELVQEMAPVLAEAYDQLARRPSPVTATYQPWWLESGLATALAAARRDDLRRGVSTVGPHRDDVELALNGLPARTHASQGEQRSLAFALRLATHEVVRARTGASPVLLLDDVFSELDPDRSDALLRSLPPGQTILTTAGALPTGAVPGRVLRVDAGVVSLG; the protein is encoded by the coding sequence GTGAGGATCGACCAACTCTGGCTGAGCGACTTCCGCTGCTATCACGAGGCCGAGGTCTCCTTCGATCCGACGCTCACCGCCGTGGTCGGAGCCAACGGTCAGGGCAAGACCAACCTGATCGAGGCCGTTGCCTATCTCGCCACCCTGGGTTCGTTTCGAGGTGCGCCGGGAGAAGCCCTGGTGAGGGTGGGGGCAGCTCGTGGCATTGTGAGGGCCCGCGCTGAGCGTGAAGGACGAGAGCTATTGCTCGAAGCCGAGCTGGTGGCCAACGGCCGAAACCGAACCCAACTGAACCGCCAGCCGCTCCGACGGGCGCGAGATCTGCTGGGAGCATTGCGGGTCACGGTCTTCTCGCCCGATGATCTCGTGCTGGTCAAAGGCTCCCCCGGGGAGCGGCGCAAGTTGTTGGACGATGTGTTGGTCAGCCTGCATCCCCGCCACGATCAACAACAGAGCGACCTGGACCGGATCCTGCGCCAGCGTGGCGCACTGTTGAAACAGGCTGGCGGTCGACTCAACTCCGAGCTGGAAACCACCCTTGACGTGTTCGATGCCAAGTTGGCCGTAGCGGGTGAAGCGGTCGCCCAGGCGCGAATAGAGCTGGTGCAAGAAATGGCACCGGTGCTGGCCGAGGCCTACGACCAACTGGCGCGCCGACCATCGCCGGTCACGGCTACCTACCAGCCGTGGTGGCTGGAATCAGGCCTGGCTACGGCACTCGCCGCGGCACGGCGCGACGACCTCAGACGGGGAGTCTCCACGGTAGGTCCCCATCGTGATGACGTGGAGCTGGCCTTGAACGGTCTGCCGGCCCGCACCCACGCATCTCAAGGAGAGCAACGGTCCTTGGCCTTTGCTTTGCGCTTGGCCACCCATGAAGTGGTTCGGGCTCGAACCGGCGCATCGCCGGTCCTGTTGCTGGACGACGTGTTCTCCGAGCTGGACCCCGACAGGAGCGATGCCTTGCTGCGCTCCCTGCCGCCGGGCCAGACGATCCTGACCACCGCCGGTGCCTTGCCGACCGGGGCGGTTCCGGGCCGTGTGCTGCGGGTCGACGCTGGTGTGGTCTCCCTCGGCTGA